In Sebastes fasciatus isolate fSebFas1 chromosome 15, fSebFas1.pri, whole genome shotgun sequence, a genomic segment contains:
- the LOC141752003 gene encoding alcohol dehydrogenase class-3 chain L, which produces MSIRMLNSMATAGKVIRCKAAVAWEAGQPLVMEEVEVAPPRGGEVRLKIVATGICHTDSYTLSGSDPEGVFPVVLGHEGAGIVESVGEGVTKFQPGDTVIPLYIPQCRECKFCKNPKTNLCQKIRLTQGKGLMPDGTSRFSCKGKSLFHFMGCSTFSEYTVVAEISLAKVDHRAPLDKVCLLGCGITTGYGAALNTAKVEAGSTCAVFGLGALGLAAIMGCKAAGAARIIGVDLNPDKFKTAREFGATDVVNPKDHSKPIQEVLVEMTDGGVDYSFECVGNVAIMRAALEACHKGWGTSVIIGVAAAGQEISTRPFQLVTGRTWRGTAFGGYKSVDSVPKLVEEYMNKKLKVDEFVTHTLPFVKITDGFDLMHAGKCIRVVLQF; this is translated from the exons GTGATCCGGTGCAAAGCTGCAGTAGCATGGGAGGCTGGGCAACCtctggtgatggaggaggtggaggtggcaCCTCCTAGAGGCGGGGAAGTTCGCCTCAAG ATTGTGGCCACAGGGATCTGTCACACTGACTCCTACACACTAAGTGGCTCTGACCCTGAGGGAGTTTTCCCTGTAGTGCTGGGCCACGAGGGAGCCGGCATCGTGGAGAGCGTCGGAGAGGGAGTCACCAAGTTTCAACCAg GGGACACAGTCATACCCTTGTATATCCCACAGTGTAGAGAGTGCAAGTTCTGTAAGAATCCCAAAACCAACTTGTGTCAAAAGATCAG GCTCACTCAGGGCAAAGGCTTGATGCCAGACGGGACAAGCCGCTTTTCCTGCAAAGGCAAGAGCCTCTTCCACTTCATGGGCTGTAGCACATTCTCTGAGTACACGGTGGTGGCTGAGATCTCCCTGGCTAAAGTGGACCACAGGGCGCCCCTGGACAAGGTGTGTCTGCTGGGCTGTGGCATCACCACTGGTTATGGAGCAGCTCTAAACACCGCCAAG GTGGAGGCCGGCTCAACCTGTGCAGTGTTCGGCCTGGGAGCTCTGGGCCTTGCAGCAATCATGGGCTGTAAAGCAGCCGGGGCCGCCAGGATTATTGGAGTCGATCTCAACCCCGATAAGTTTAAAACTGCTCGAGAGTTCGGTGCCACAGACGTGGTGAACCCAAAGGACCACAGCAAGCCAATCCAAGAGGTCCTGGTGGAGATGACAGATGGAGGCGTGGACTACTCCTTTGAATGTGTGGGCAACGTGGCTATCATG AGGGCAGCCCTGGAGGCCTGCCATAAAGGATGGGGCACCAGCGTAATCATCGGGGTGGCAGCAGCCGGGCAAGAGATCTCCACCCGGCCCTTCCAGCTGGTGACCGGTCGCACCTGGAGAGGCACTGCTTTTGGAG GATACAAGAGTGTCGACAGTGTTCCCAAACTGGTGGAGGAGTACATGAACAAGAAGCTGAAAGTGGATGAATTTGTGACTCACACTCTGCCCTTTGTGAAGATCACTGATGGTTTTGATCTCATGCATGCTGGGAAATG catTCGCGTCGTCCTTCAGTTCTAG